A genomic segment from Zonotrichia albicollis isolate bZonAlb1 chromosome 19, bZonAlb1.hap1, whole genome shotgun sequence encodes:
- the LOC102067811 gene encoding myosin heavy chain, skeletal muscle, adult — MSTDAEMAIFGEAAPYLRKSEKERIAAQNKPFDAKTSVFVVHAKESFVKGTITSKESGKVTVKTEGGETLTVKEDQIFSMNPPKYDKIEDMAMMTHLHEPAVLYNLKERYAAWMIYTYSGLFCVTVNPYKWLPVYNPEVVLAYRGKKRQEAPPHIFSISDNAYQFMLTDRENQSILITGESGAGKTVNTKRVIQYFATIAASGDKKKEEQSSGKMQGTLEDQIISANPLLEAFGNAKTVRNDNSSRFGKFIRIHFGATGKLASADIETYLLEKSRVTFQLKAERSYHIFYQIMSNKKPELIDMLLITTNPYDYQFVSQGEITVASINDQEELMATDSAIDILGFSADEKTAIYKLTGAVMHYGNLKFKQKQREEQAEPDGTEVADKAAYLMGLNSADLLKALCYPRVKVGNEYVTKGQTVQQVYNSVGALAKAVYEKMFLWMVVRINEQLDTKQPRQYFIGVLDIAGFEIFDFNSLEQLCINFTNEKLQQFFNHHMFVLEQEEYKKEGIEWEFIDFGMDLAACIELIEKPMGIFSILEEECMFPKATDTSFKNKLYDQHLGKSSNFQKPKPAKGKAEAHFSLVHYAGTVDYNITGWLEKNKDPLNETVIGLYQKSSVKTLALLFASYGGGEAEASGGGGGGKKGGKKKGSSFQTVSALFRENLNKLMTNLRSTHPHFVRCIIPNETKTPGAMEHELVLHQLRCNGVLEGIRICRKGFPSRVLYADFKQRYKVLNASAIPEGQFIDSKKASEKLLSSIDVDHTQYKFGHTKVFFKAGLIGVLEEMRDEKLAQLITRTQARCRGFLARVEYQRMVERRESIFCIQYNIRAFMNVKHWPWMKLFFKIKPLLKSAESEKEMANMKEEFEKTKEELAKSEAKRKEMEEKMASLMKEKNDLQLQVQAEADALADAEERCDQLIKTKIQLEAKVKEVTERAEDEEEINAELTAKKRKLEDECSELKKDIDDLELTLAKVEKEKHATENKVKNLTEEMAALDETIAKLTKEKKALQEAHQQTLDDLQAEEDKVNTLTKAKTKLEQQVDDLEGSLEQEKKLRMDLERAKRKLEGDLKLAQDSIMDLENDKQQLDEKLKKKDFEISQIQGKIEDEQALGMQLQKKIKELQARIEELEEEIEAERTSRAKAEKHRADLSRELEEISERLEEAGGATAAQVEMNKKREAEFQKMRRDLEEATLQHEATAAALRKKHADSTAELGEQIDNLQRVKQKLEKEKSEMKMEIDDLASNMESVSKAKANLEKMCRTLEDQLSEIKTKEEEHQRMINDLNAQRARLQTEAGEFSRQADEKDALISQLSRGKQAFTQQIEELKRHLEEEIKAKNALAHALQSARHDCDLLREQYEEEQEAKGELQRALSKANSEVAQWRTKYETDAIQRTEELEEAKKKLAQRLQDAEEHVEAVNAKCASLEKTKQRLQNEVEDLMIDVERSNAACAALDKKQKNFDKILAEWKQKYEETQAELEASQKESRSLSTELFKMKNAYEESLDHLETMKRENKNLQQEISDLTEQIAEGGKAIHELEKVKKQIEQEKSEIQAALEEAEASLEHEEGKILRLQLELNQVKAEIDRKIAEKDEEIDQMKRNHLRIVESMQSTLDAEIRSRNEALRLKKKMEGDLNEMEIQLSHANRVAAEAQKNLRNTQAVLKDTQIHLDDAIRTQDDLKEQVAMVERRANLLQAEIEELRAALEQTERSRKVAEQELLDASERVQLLHTQNTSLINTKKKLETDIAQIQSEMEDTIQEARNAEEKAKKAITDAAMMAEELKKEQDTSAHLERMKKNLDQTVKDLQLRLDEAEQLALKGGKKQIQKLEARVRELEGEVDAEQKRSAEAVKGVRKYERRVKELTYQSEEDRKNILRLQDLVDKLQMKVKSYKRQAEEAEELSNVNLSKFRKIQHELEEAEERADIAESQVNKLRAKSREIHGKKIGEEE, encoded by the exons ATGTCTACGGACGCGGAGATGGCCATCTTTGGGGAGGCGGCTCCTTACCTCCGAAAGTCAGAGAAGGAGAGAATTGCAGCCCAGAACAAACCTTTTGATGCCAAGACATCTGTCTTCGTGGTACATGCAAAGGAATCCTTTGTGAAAGGGACAATCACGAGCAAGGAATCAGGCAAAGTCACTGTCAAGACTGAAGGGGGAGAG ACCCTGACTGTGAAAGAAGATCAAATCTTCTCCATGAACCCTCCCAAGTATGACAAAATTGAGGACATGGCCATGATGACCCACCTGCACGAACCCGCTGTGCTGTACAACCTCAAAGAGCGTTACGCAGCCTGGATGATCTAC ACCTACTCAGGTCTCTTCTGCGTCACTGTCAACCCCTACAAGTGGCTGCCGGTGTACAACCCCGAGGTGGTGTTGGCCTACCGAGGCAAGAAGCGCCAGGAGGCCCCTCCACACATCTTCTCCATCTCTGACAACGCCTATCAGTTCATGCTGACTG ATCGGGAGAACCAGTCCATCCTGATCAC CGGAGAATCCGGGGCCGGGAAGACTGTGAACACCAAGCGTGTCATCCAGTACTTTGCAACAATTGCAGCTAGTGGAgacaagaaaaaggaagaacaaTCATCAGGCAAAATGCAG GGAACGCTTGAGGATCAAATCATCAGCGCCAACCCACTGCTGGAGGCCTTTGGAAATGCCAAGACTGTGAGGAACGACAACTCCTCACGCTTT GGCAAATTCATCAGAATCCATTTTGGTGCCACAGGAAAACTGGCTTCTGCAGATATCGAAACAT ATCTGCTGGAGAAGTCCAGAGTCACTTTCCAGCTCAAGGCAGAAAGGAGCTACCACATCTTTTATCAGATCATGTCCAACAAGAAGCCGGAGCTAATTG aCATGCTCCTCATCACTACCAACCCCTATGACTACCAGTTTGTGAGTCAAGGCGAGATCACTGTCGCCAGCATTAATGACCAGGAGGAGTTGATGGCTACAGAT AGTGCCATTGACATCCTGGGCTTCAGTGCTGATGAGAAAACAGCCATCTACAAGCTGACAGGGGCTGTCATGCACTATGGGAACCTGAAGTTCAAGCAGAAGCAACgagaggagcaggcagagcctgatggCACAGAAG TTGCTGACAAGGCTGCCTACCTGATGGGTCTGAACTCAGCAGACCTGCTTAAGGCCCTCTGCTACCCCCGAGTCAAGGTGGGAAATGAATACGTGACCAAGGGCCAAACTGTGCAGCAG GTATACAATTCAGTGGGTGCCCTGGCAAAGGCTGTCTATGAGAAGATGTTCCTGTGGATGGTTGTTCGCATCAACGAACAGCTGGACACGAAGCAGCCCAGGCAGTACTTCATTGGTGTGCTGGACATTGCTGGCTTTGAGATCTTTGAT TTCaacagcctggagcagctgtgcaTCAACTTCACCAATGAGAAACTGCAACAGTTCTTCAACCACCACATGTtcgtgctggagcaggaggagtaCAAGAAGGAGGGCATTGAATGGGAGTTCATTGACTTTGGCATGGACCTGGCTGCCTGCATTGAGCTCATTGAGAAG CCCATGGGCATCTTCTCCATCCTGGAAGAGGAGTGCATGTTCCCCAAGGCAACTGACACCTCTTTCAAGAACAAGCTCTATGACCAGCACCTGGGCAAGTCCAGCAACTTCCAGAAGCCCAAGCCTGCCAAAGGCAAGGCTGAGGCCCACTTCTCCCTGGTGCACTATGCTGGCACAGTGGATTACAACATCACTGGGTGGCTGGAGAAGAACAAGGACCCTCTGAATGAAACTGTCATTGGGCTGTACCAGAAATCATCTGTGAAGACGCTGGCTTTACTCTTTGCTTCTTATGGTGGAGGAGAAGCAg aggctagtggtggtggtggtggcggCAAGAAGGGAGGCAAGAAGAAGGGTTCTTCTTTCCAGACTGTCTCAGCTCTTTTCCGG GAGAATCTGAACAAGCTGATGACCAATCTGCGGAGCACTCACCCCCACTTTGTGCGCTGCATCATCCCCAATGAGACTAAAACACCTG GTGCCATGGAGCACGAGCTGGTGCTGCACCAGCTGCGCTGTAACGGCGTGCTGGAAGGGATCAGGATCTGCAGGAAAGGGTTCCCCAGCAGAGTCCTCTATGCTGACTTCAAACAGAG ATACAAGGTGCTTAATGCTAGTGCCATCCCTGAGGGACAGTTCATCGATAGCAAGAAGGCTTCTGAGAAGCTTCTTAGTTCAATCGATGTGGATCACACCCAGTACAAATTTGGACACACCAAG GTGTTCTTCAAAGCTGGGCTGATAGGGGTCCTGGAAGAGATGAGGGATGAGAAGCTGGCACAGCTCATCACCCGCACCCAGGCCAGATGCAGGGGCTTCCTGGCGAGGGTGGAGTACCAGAGGATGGTGGAGCGCAG GGAATCCATCTTCTGCATCCAGTACAACATTCGTGCATTCATGAATGTCAAACACTGGCCATGGATGAAGCTGTTCTTCAAGATCAAGCCCTTGCTGAAGAGTGCAGAGTCTGAGAAGGAGATGGCCAACATGAAGGAAGAATTTGAGAAAACCAAGGAAGAACTTGCAAAGTCTGAGGCAAAGCGGAAGGAGATGGAGGAGAAAATGGCCTCACTGATGAAGGAGAAGAATGACCTGCAGCTCCAAGTGCAGGCT GAAGCTGATGCTTTGGCTGATGCTGAGGAAAGGTGTGACCAGCTCATCAAAACCAAAATCCAGCTGGAAGCCAAAGTCAAGGAGGTGACTGAAAGGGCAGAGGATGAAGAGGAAATCAATGCTGAGTTGACAGCCAAGAAGAGGAAGCTGGAGGATGAATGTTCAGAGTTGAAGAAAGATATTGATGACCTTGAGCTAACACTGGCCAAggtggagaaggaaaaacatgCCACTGAAAACAAG GTGAAAAACCTGACTGAGGAGATGGCAGCTCTGGACGAGACAATTGCCAAGCTGACAAAGGAGAAGAAAGCCCTCCAAGAGGCACATCAGCAGACCCTGGATGACCTGCAGGCAGAGGAAGACAAAGTCAATACTCTGACCAAAGCCAAGACCAAGCTGGAACAGCAAGTGGATGAT CTGGAAGGGTCCCTGGAGCAAGAGAAGAAACTGCGCATGGACCTGGAGAGAGCAAAGAGGAAACTGGAAGGAGACCTGAAGCTGGCCCAGGACAGCATCATGGATTTGGAGaatgacaagcagcagctggatgagaaactgAAGAA GAAAGACTTTGAAATCAGCCAGATCCAGGGCAAGATCGAGGATGAACAGGCCTTGGGCATGCAACTTCAGAAGAAGATCAAGGAGCTGCAG GCACGcattgaggagctggaggaggaaattGAGGCAGAGCGAACCTCTCGCGCTAAAGCGGAGAAGCATCGCGCTGACCTGTccagggagctggaggagatcAGCGAGCGCCTGGAAGAAGCAGGAggggccacagcagctcaggTGGAGATGAACAAGAAGCGTGAGGCAGAGTTCCAGAAGATGCGCCGTGACCTGGAAGAGGCCACGCTGCAGCACGAAGCCACGGCTGCCGCCCTGCGCAAGAAGCACGCggacagcacagctgagctgggcGAGCAGATCGACAACCTGCAACGCGTGAAGCAGAAGCTAGAAAAGGAGAAGAGTGAGATGAAGATGGAGATTGATGACTTGGCCAGCAACATGGAGTCTGTCTCCAAAGCCAAG GCCAACCTGGAGAAGATGTGCCGCACTCTGGAAGATCAGCTGAGTGAGATTAAGACCAAGGAAGAGGAGCATCAGCGCATGATCAATGACCTCAATGCTCAAAGAGCTCGTCTGCAGACAGAAGCAG GTGAATTTTCACGCCAGGCAGATGAGAAAGATGCTCTGATTTCTCAGCTGTCAAGAGGCAAACAGGCTTTCACCCAACAGATTGAGGAACTGAAGAGGCATCTAGAGGAAGAAATTAAG GCCAAGAATGCCCTGGCCCACGCCCTGCAGTCTGCTCGCCATGACTGTGACTTGCTCCGGGAACAAtatgaggaggagcaggaggccaAGGGGGAGCTGCAGCGAGCCCTGTCCAAGGCCAACAGTGAAGTGGCCCAGTGGAGAACCAAATACGAGACAGACGCGATTCAGCGCACGGAGGAGCTTGAGGAGGCCAA GAAGAAGCTGGCCCAGCGCCTGCAGGATGCAGAGGAGCATGTTGAGGCTGTCAATGCCAAATGTGCCTCCCTGGAAAAGacaaagcagaggctgcagaatGAAGTGGAGGACCTGATGATTGATGTGGAGAGATCcaatgctgcctgtgctgctctggataAGAAGCAGAAGAACTTTGACAAG ATCCTGGCAGAATGGAAGCAGAAGTATGAGGAAACACAGGCTGAGCTGGAGGCCTCGCAGAAGGAGTCGCGCTCTCTGAGCACGGAGCTGTTCAAGATGAAGAATGCCTATGAGGAGTCCTTGGACCACCTGGAAACAATGAAGCGGGAGAACAAGAACCTGCAGC AGGAGATTTCCGACCTCACGGAGCAGATTGCAGAGGGAGGAAAGGCGATTCATGAGCTGGAGAAAGTGAAGAAGCAGATTGAGCAGGAGAAATCTGAAatccaggctgctctggaggaAGCTGAG GCCTCCCTGGAACATGAGGAGGGGAAGATCCTGCGCCTGCAGCTTGAGCTCAACCAGGTGAAGGCTGAGATTGACAGGAAGATAGCAGAGAAAGATGAGGAGATTGATCAAATGAAGAGAAACCACCTGCGAATTGTGGAGTCCATGCAAAGCACTCTGGATGCTGAGATCAGGAGCCGCAATGAAGCCCTGAGGCTGAAGAAGAAGATGGAGGGAGACCTGAATGAAATGGAGATCCAGCTGAGCCATGCCAATCGTGTGGCTGCAGAGGCACAGAAGAATCTGAGAAACACCCAGGCTGTGCTCAAG GACACCCAGATACACTTGGATGATGCTATCAGGACACAGGATGACCTGAAGGAGCAGGTGGCCATGGTGGAGCGCAGAGCAAacctgctgcaggctgaaatTGAGGAGCTCCgggcagccctggagcagacGGAGCGGTCAAGAAAAGTGGCTGAGCAGGAGCTTCTGGATGCAAGTGAGAGAGTTCAGCTCCTCCACACCCAG AACACAAGCCTGATCAACACCAAGAAGAAGCTGGAAACAGACATTGCCCAGATCCAGAGTGAAATGGAGGATACCATCCAGGAAGCCCGCAATGCTGAGGAGAAGGCCAAGAAGGCCATCACAGAT GCGGCCATGATGGCAGAAGAGCTGAAGAAGGAGCAGGACACCAGTGCCCACTTGGAGAGGATGAAGAAGAACCTGGACCAGACAGTGAAGGACCTGCAGCTTCGTCTGGATGAGGCCGAGCAGCTGGCACTGAAGGGAGGGAAGAAGCAGATCCAGAAGCTGGAGGCCAGG GTGcgggagctggaaggggaggTTGATGCTGAGCAGAAGCGCAGCGCTGAAGCCGTGAAGGGCGTGCGCAAGTACGAGCGCAGGGTGAAGGAACTCACCTACCAG TCTGAGGAAGACAGGAAGAATATTCTGAGGCTGCAGGATCTGGTGGACAAGCTGCAAATGAAAGTGAAATCTTACAAGAGACAAGCTGAGGAGGCT GAGGAGCTGTCCAATGTGAACCTGTCCAAGTTCCGCAAGATCCAGCACGAGCTGGAGGAGGCCGAGGAGCGGGCTGACATTGCAGAGTCACAGGTCAACAAGCTCCGAGCCAAGAGCCGTGAGATTCATGGCAAGAAAATAGGAGAGGAAGAGTGA